Proteins co-encoded in one Dendropsophus ebraccatus isolate aDenEbr1 chromosome 9, aDenEbr1.pat, whole genome shotgun sequence genomic window:
- the LOC138800709 gene encoding unconventional myosin-X-like isoform X2, protein MELECPWHIVSSCTRVTRQSPGERNYHIFYALLAGASKEEREALSLSDPHSYQYLNSSGCVTAEGLNDKEMYNKVLTALQVMDFSDEEIHEVWKLLSGTLQMGNLEFMTAGGAQITTKAVLSDVADLLGLDSFQLSEVLTQRSMILRGEEISSPLTVEQATDSRDSLAMALYAQCFSWLLGKINARVKGKENFKSIGILDIFGFENFQINRFEQFNINYANEKLQEYFNKHIFSLEQLEYNREGIQWEAIDWMDNAECLDLVEKKLGLLALINEESRFPKGTDFTLLEKLHNQHANNLHYVKPRVTENQFGIKHYAGEVMYDVKGFLEKNRDTFRDDILNMLRDSRLDFIYDLFEKVSSRCGEETLKMGTQKKKPTVSSQFRESLHSLMAMLNTSNPFFIRCIKPNTEKLPDKFSPDIVLNQLRYSGMLETVKIRRAGYPVRRQYADFVSRYKMLLKNITSTEDVRGKCAAFLQTFDDSKKEWQLGKTKVFLKEALEQRLEKHRDQELKRAALVIRAYIQGYIARKHYKHVRLSIITIQKNYRAHFWKSVYLRLRHSALQLQKHWRGRTARRLYQQMLEEERRRREEEERKRKEEEERQRQELEEQRKMEEERKRREEEERREQERLEAELRAAQEEQEKARNLENLLLQEEEKRQMDEILRLEKEIEKLHQQQKIDGASITCMDTRNELTRQREEQIHKLEKEASRVAQEFLELLDFGNLDESANSLENGVEGTLNVEGSLLAPLAEEEVDEGFHADDEMLPPPPPMLLLDDDDVFKTSESFSENGTYTQIPGNSTDSQVSPLGPPSTQDVYSALSDKSESIYQCLSDVQSNSEEAQEPIYSYPPDVESDYDHEEFDEGPPGSTDARTSSDGHLTDEEIPRISKPGSYGSQCGSLDSFLDSDEEADSHIDTDEELMTSRVTLFNGGGPPYFHSYLYMKAGGLMNMWRRRWCVLKDETFMWFRTKQEALKSGWLYKKGGGMSTLSRRNWKRRWFVLRESKLMYFENDSEERLRGTIDVRTAKAIIDIHEKENALDVVTEERTYHIVAETPEDASGWFNVLSRVHSATSQQLRDMRDEQANPKNAVGTLDVGLIDSVCASDCPDRPNSFVIITANRVIHCNTDIPEEMHHWISLLQKPRGEAKVDGQEFLVRGWLHKEVQNSNKMASLKLKRRWFVLTRNALDYYKSSERMASKLGTLVLNSLCSVVQPDEKTHTETGYWNIVVYGRKHSYRLYTKLLNEAMRWANAIQGVIDSKAPIETPTQQLIRDIKENSLNAEAVEQTYRRNPILRYTQHALHSPLLPLPYGDINLNLQKEKGYTTLQDEAVRIFNSLQEIETVPDPVPIIQGILQTCQDLKPLRDEVYCQLIKQTNHVPQPNSAANLRHWQLLTCMSCTFLPGREILRYLKFHLKRVRDNFPGSEVEQFAHFIADALKKTKCRELVPSQEEISALLTRSNMNTSVYCHGGGSCQISINSHTTAGEVVEKLIRGLSMDDSRNMFALFERNNHTDRAVESRVIVADVLAKFERLAGTGEEEEESGQWTLYFKLYCFLDVQSVPKEGVEFAFMFEQAHESLTSGHFPAPEDTLQHLAALRLQYQHGDISKVSWSLEMVYPVQRLKNKILQATKTSSSSGQTLERRRTSFLEGTLKRGFKVGSMKKQKMEEEQMMEMWVKEELSAARTSIAEKWSRLHGMSQHQAMVNYMAIVTEWPGYGSTLFDVEYKEGGFPNDLWLGVSAENVSVYKRGEPKPLETFQYEHIIFFGAPQPNTFKITVDDREMFFETTQVGEITKIMRAYINMIVKKRCSVKSVTSQDSQFSSWAR, encoded by the exons AAGCGCTCTCCCTCTCGGATCCGCACTCCTATCAGTATCTCAACTCCTCTGGGTGTGTGACGGCTGAGGGACTCAATGATAAAGAGATGTATAACAAAGTACTG ACAGCGCTGCAAGTGATGGATTTCAGCGATGAAGAAATCCATGAAGTATGGAAACTGCTTTCTGGCACGCTGCAAATGGGGAACCTGGAGTTCATGACTGCAGGGGGCGCTCAGATCACAACCAAAGCAG TTTTGAGCGACGTGGCCGACCTGCTGGGACTGGATTCCTTTCAGCTTTCAGAGGTTCTTACTCAGAGATCGATGATTCTGCGGGGGGAAGAGATCAGTTCTCCCCTCACAGTGGAGCAG GCTACAGACTCCCGAGACTCCTTGGCCATGGCGCTCTATGCTCAGTGTTTCTCGTGGCTTCTGGGCAAAATAAACGCTCGTGTTAAGGGAAAAGAAAACTTCAAGTCTATCGGGATTCTGGATATTTTTGGATTCGAAAACTTCCAG ATAAACCGGTTTGAGCAGTTTAATATTAACTACGCCAATGAGAAGCTGCAGGAGTATTTCAACAAACACATCTTCTCCCTGGAACAGCTGGAATATAACAG GGAAGGAATACAGTGGGAGGCTATAGACTGGATGGACAATGCAGAATGCTTGGATCTagtggagaag AAACTCGGCTTGTTGGCTTTGATCAATGAGGAGAGTCGTTTTCCTAAAGGGACAGACTTCACCCTGCTGGAGAAGCTCCATAACCAGCATGCT AATAACCTGCATTATGTGAAGCCGAGGGTAACCGAGAATCAGTTTGGCATCAAGCACTATGCAGGCGAG GTCATGTACGATGTGAAGGGATTCCTGGAGAAGAACAGGGACACTTTCCGGGATGATATTCTGAACATGCTGCGAGACAGCAG GTTGGACTTTATCTACGACCTGTTTGAAAAAGTCTCCAGCAGATGTGGGGAGGAAACGCTGAAGATGGGGACACAGAAGAAGAAGCCGACAGTCAGTTCTCAGTTCAGG GAATCCCTCCACTCCCTCATGGCAATGCTCAATACCTCCAACCCCTTCTTCATCCGCTGCATAAAACCCAATACAGAGAAG CTACCAGACAAGTTCAGCCCAGACATAGTGCTCAATCAGCTGCGATACTCGGGGATGCTGGAAACGGTGAAGATCAGGAGAGCCGGTTACCCTGTCCGGAGGCAGTACGCAGACTTCGTGAGTAG GTATAAGATGCTTCTGAAGAATATTACCAGTACTGAAGATGTTCGAGGAAAGTGTGCAGCTTTCCTGCAGACCTTTGATGATTCCAAGAAAGAATGGCAGCTGGGGAAaactaag GTGTTCCTCAAAGAGGCTCTGGAGCAACGGCTGGAGAAGCATCGGGATCAGGAGTTGAAGAGAGCAGCATTGGTCATCCGAGCTTATATCCAGGGCTACATTGCCAG GAAGCATTATAAGCACGTGCGTCTCAGCATCATCACAATTCAGAAGAATTATCGAGCTCATTTCTGGAAGTCGGTGTACCTAAGGCTCCGGCACTCTGCTCTGCAGCTTCAGAAGCACTGGCGAGGGAGGACCGCGAGACGCCTGTATCAGCaaatgctggaggaggagaggagacggcgagaggaggaagagagaaaacggaaagaagaggaggaaagaCAGAGACAAGAACTGGAAGAGCAAAGAAAGATGGAGGAAGAGCGGAAAAGacgagaagaagaagagagaag GGAGCAAGAGAGGCTGGAGGCTGAGCTCAGAGCTGCTCAG GAAGAGCAGGAAAAAGCTCGGAATCTGGAAAACCTGCTTCTACAAGAAGAGGAAAAGCGACAGATGGACGAGATCTTGAGACTAGAAAAAGAGATCGAGAAGTTGCATCAGCAACAGAAGATAGATGGAGCGTCCATCACCTGCATGGATACCCGTAATGAGTTGACGCGACAGCGGGAGGAGCAGATCCATAAGCTGGAGAAGGAAGCCTCTCGGGTGGCCCAAGAATTCTTGGAGCTGTTGGACTTTGGAAACTTGGATGAGAGTGCCAACAGCTTAGAGAATGGAGTTGAAGGAACCTTGAATGTGGAAGGCAGCTTGTTGGCACCTTTGGCCGAAGAGGAGGTAGATGAAGGATTTCACGCAGATGATGAGATGTTACCACCTCCACCTCCAATGCTGTTGTTAGATGACGATGATGTCTTTAAGACTAGCGAGAGCTTTTCTGAGAATGGAACCTACACCCAAATTCCAGGCAATTCCACCGATTCCCAGGTGTCTCCTCTAGGGCCTCCATCTACTCAAGATGTATATAGCGCCCTCTCTGATAAATCTGAGAGCATTTATCAGTGTCTATCAGATGTCCAGAGTAACAGCGAGGAGGCCCAAGAACCCATCTACAGCTACCCCCCTGACGTGGAGTCGGACTATGACCATGAAGAGTTTGATGAAGGTCCCCCGGGTTCTACCGATGCTAGGACTTCAAGTGATGGTCACTTAACTGATGAAGAGATCCCTCGTATCTCCAAACCTGGCAGCTATGGGTCACAGTGTGGGAGTCTGGATTCG TTTTTGGACAGTGATGAAGAAGCGGACAGCCATATTGACACCGATGAAGAACTCATGACCTCACGTGTCACTCTCTTTAATGGAGGGGGCCCACCTTATTTTCACAGTTACCTGTATATGAAAG CTGGTGGCCTTATGAACATGTGGAGACGTCGGTGGTGTGTCCTCAAAGACGAAACCTTCATGTGGTTCCGGACTAAGCAGGAGGCTCTGAAGTCAGGCTGGCTGTATAAGAAGGGTGGCGGGATGTCCACGTTGTCCCGGCGCAACTGGAAACGCCGCTGGTTTGTGCTGAGAGAGTCCAAGCTCATGTACTTTGAGAACGATAGCGAGGAACGTCTAAGAGGGACCATCGATGTCCGCACAGCCAA AGCCATCATTGATATTCACGAGAAGGAGAACGCTCTGGATGTCGTAACTGAGGAGCGGACGTATCATATCGTGGCGGAGACCCCCGAAGATGCCAG CGGCTGGTTCAATGTCCTGAGCAGAGTTCACAGTGCGACCTCCCAACAGCTGCGAGATATGAGGGATGAACAAGCCAACCCCAAGAATGCTGTG GGAACCCTGGATGTGGGGCTGATTGATTCTGTCTGCGCCTCGGACTGTCCTGATAG aCCAAATTCCTTTGTAATAATCACTGCTAACCGGGTGATCCACTGCAACACGGACATCCCGGAGGAGATGCATCACTGGATCTCACTGCTGCAGAAGCCGCGAGGAGAGGCCAAGGTGGACGGACAGGAGTTCCTTGTGAGAG GTTGGCTCCATAAAGAAGTCCAGAACAGCAACAAAATGGCGTCGCTCAAATTAAAACGTCGCTGGTTTGTGCTGACCCGAAACGCTTTAGATTACTACAAGTCCTCCGAGCGAATGGCGTCCAAACTGGGCACCCTGGTGCTGAACAGCCTGTGCTCTGTGGTGCAGCCGGACGAGAAGACGCACACGGAAACAG GATATTGGAATATTGTCGTGTATGGGAGGAAACATTCCTATCGATTGTATACAAAGCTGCTCAATGAGGCCATGAGGTGGGCCAACGCCATCCAGGGAGTGATCGACAGCAAAGCCCCCATAGAGACCCCAACTCAGCAACTCATCCGGGACATCAAA GAGAACAGCCTGAACGCTGAAGCTGTGGAGCAGACGTACAGGAGGAACCCCATCTTAAGATACACCCAGCATGCTTTGCACTCGCCACTTCTACCACTGCCTTATGGGGACATCAACCTCAATT TGCAAAAGGAGAAAGGTTACACCACGCTGCAGGACGAGGCGGTGAGGATCTTCAACTCCCTCCAGGAGATTGAGACCGTCCCTGATCCGGTCCCTATAATCCAGGGCATCCTGCAGACCTGCCAAGACCTCAAACCCTTAAGAGATGAAGTATATTGTCAGCTGATCAAACAGACCAATCACGTCCCGCAACCCAACAGCGCTGCCAACCTGCGCCACTGGCAGCTACTCACCTGTATGAGCTGCACCTTCCTACCTGGACGGGAGATCCTGCGCTACCTTAAATTCCACCTTAAGAG GGTGCGGGACAACTTCCCTGGCTCTGAGGTTGAACAATTTGCTCATTTTATTGCTGACGCCCTGAAGAAGACGAAATGCAGAGAGCTGGTTCCATCGCAAGAAGAGATCTCGGCTCTGCTCACCCGCAGCAACATGAACACATCGGTCTACTGTCATGGCGGAGGCTCCTGTCAGATCAGTATTAATTCTCATACCACGGCTGGAGAG GTGGTGGAGAAATTAATCCGTGGCTTGTCTATGGATGACAGCCGGAACATGTTTGCTCTCTTTGAACGCAACAATCACACAGACCGAGCTGTGGAGAGTCGGGTTATCGTGGCGGACGTCCTTGCAAAATTTGAGAG ACTTGccggcacaggagaggaggaggaagaatcgGGTCAGTGGACGTTGTATTTCAAGCTCTATTGCTTCCTGGATGTGCAGAGTGTTCCCAAGGAGGGCGTCGAGTTTGCCTTCATGTTTGAGCAG GCCCATGAAAGTCTTACAAGCGGCCACTTCCCGGCCCCTGAAGACACTTTACAGCACTTGGCGGCCTTAAGGCTTCAGTATCAACATGGAGATATTTCCAAAGTCTCATGGTCCCTGGAAATGGTTTATCCTGTTCAGCGGCTAAAGAACAAGATTCTTCAAGCCACCAAAACCAGCAGCTCCTCCGGTCAGACCCTGGAGAGGAGGAGAACCAGCTTCCTAGAGGGAACCCTAAAACGGGGCTTCAAAGTGGGCTCCATGAAGAAACAAAAGATGGAGGAAGAACAGATGATGGAGATGTGGGTGAAAGAGGAACTCTCCGCAGCTCGCACAAGTATAGCGGAGAAATGGAGTCGTCTTCACGGAATGTCCCAGCACCAAGCTATGGTGAATTATATGGCCATTGTTACGGAGTGGCCGGGATATGGATCCACTCTATTTGATGTTGAG TATAAAGAAGGAGGTTTTCCTAATGATTTGTGGCTCGGGGTCAGTGCAGAAAATGTGTCGGTTTATAAGCGTGGAGAACCCAAGCCTCTGGAGACCTTTCAGTATGAGCACATCATTTTCTTCGGTGCTCCTCAGCCCAACACCTTCAAGATTACAGTAGATGACCGAGAAATGTTTTTTGAAACAACCCAG GTGGGAGAGATCACCAAGATCATGAGAGCCTACATCAACATGATTGTCAAGAAGCGCTGCAGCGTCAAGTCCGTTACAAGCCAGGACAGTCAGTTCAGCAGCTGGGCCAGGTGA
- the LOC138800709 gene encoding unconventional myosin-X-like isoform X3, with protein MFDKSPSMCLLPNSAPEALSLSDPHSYQYLNSSGCVTAEGLNDKEMYNKVLTALQVMDFSDEEIHEVWKLLSGTLQMGNLEFMTAGGAQITTKAVLSDVADLLGLDSFQLSEVLTQRSMILRGEEISSPLTVEQATDSRDSLAMALYAQCFSWLLGKINARVKGKENFKSIGILDIFGFENFQINRFEQFNINYANEKLQEYFNKHIFSLEQLEYNREGIQWEAIDWMDNAECLDLVEKKLGLLALINEESRFPKGTDFTLLEKLHNQHANNLHYVKPRVTENQFGIKHYAGEVMYDVKGFLEKNRDTFRDDILNMLRDSRLDFIYDLFEKVSSRCGEETLKMGTQKKKPTVSSQFRESLHSLMAMLNTSNPFFIRCIKPNTEKLPDKFSPDIVLNQLRYSGMLETVKIRRAGYPVRRQYADFVSRYKMLLKNITSTEDVRGKCAAFLQTFDDSKKEWQLGKTKVFLKEALEQRLEKHRDQELKRAALVIRAYIQGYIARKHYKHVRLSIITIQKNYRAHFWKSVYLRLRHSALQLQKHWRGRTARRLYQQMLEEERRRREEEERKRKEEEERQRQELEEQRKMEEERKRREEEERREQERLEAELRAAQEEQEKARNLENLLLQEEEKRQMDEILRLEKEIEKLHQQQKIDGASITCMDTRNELTRQREEQIHKLEKEASRVAQEFLELLDFGNLDESANSLENGVEGTLNVEGSLLAPLAEEEVDEGFHADDEMLPPPPPMLLLDDDDVFKTSESFSENGTYTQIPGNSTDSQVSPLGPPSTQDVYSALSDKSESIYQCLSDVQSNSEEAQEPIYSYPPDVESDYDHEEFDEGPPGSTDARTSSDGHLTDEEIPRISKPGSYGSQCGSLDSFLDSDEEADSHIDTDEELMTSRVTLFNGGGPPYFHSYLYMKAGGLMNMWRRRWCVLKDETFMWFRTKQEALKSGWLYKKGGGMSTLSRRNWKRRWFVLRESKLMYFENDSEERLRGTIDVRTAKAIIDIHEKENALDVVTEERTYHIVAETPEDASGWFNVLSRVHSATSQQLRDMRDEQANPKNAVGTLDVGLIDSVCASDCPDRPNSFVIITANRVIHCNTDIPEEMHHWISLLQKPRGEAKVDGQEFLVRGWLHKEVQNSNKMASLKLKRRWFVLTRNALDYYKSSERMASKLGTLVLNSLCSVVQPDEKTHTETGYWNIVVYGRKHSYRLYTKLLNEAMRWANAIQGVIDSKAPIETPTQQLIRDIKENSLNAEAVEQTYRRNPILRYTQHALHSPLLPLPYGDINLNLQKEKGYTTLQDEAVRIFNSLQEIETVPDPVPIIQGILQTCQDLKPLRDEVYCQLIKQTNHVPQPNSAANLRHWQLLTCMSCTFLPGREILRYLKFHLKRVRDNFPGSEVEQFAHFIADALKKTKCRELVPSQEEISALLTRSNMNTSVYCHGGGSCQISINSHTTAGEVVEKLIRGLSMDDSRNMFALFERNNHTDRAVESRVIVADVLAKFERLAGTGEEEEESGQWTLYFKLYCFLDVQSVPKEGVEFAFMFEQAHESLTSGHFPAPEDTLQHLAALRLQYQHGDISKVSWSLEMVYPVQRLKNKILQATKTSSSSGQTLERRRTSFLEGTLKRGFKVGSMKKQKMEEEQMMEMWVKEELSAARTSIAEKWSRLHGMSQHQAMVNYMAIVTEWPGYGSTLFDVEYKEGGFPNDLWLGVSAENVSVYKRGEPKPLETFQYEHIIFFGAPQPNTFKITVDDREMFFETTQVGEITKIMRAYINMIVKKRCSVKSVTSQDSQFSSWAR; from the exons AAGCGCTCTCCCTCTCGGATCCGCACTCCTATCAGTATCTCAACTCCTCTGGGTGTGTGACGGCTGAGGGACTCAATGATAAAGAGATGTATAACAAAGTACTG ACAGCGCTGCAAGTGATGGATTTCAGCGATGAAGAAATCCATGAAGTATGGAAACTGCTTTCTGGCACGCTGCAAATGGGGAACCTGGAGTTCATGACTGCAGGGGGCGCTCAGATCACAACCAAAGCAG TTTTGAGCGACGTGGCCGACCTGCTGGGACTGGATTCCTTTCAGCTTTCAGAGGTTCTTACTCAGAGATCGATGATTCTGCGGGGGGAAGAGATCAGTTCTCCCCTCACAGTGGAGCAG GCTACAGACTCCCGAGACTCCTTGGCCATGGCGCTCTATGCTCAGTGTTTCTCGTGGCTTCTGGGCAAAATAAACGCTCGTGTTAAGGGAAAAGAAAACTTCAAGTCTATCGGGATTCTGGATATTTTTGGATTCGAAAACTTCCAG ATAAACCGGTTTGAGCAGTTTAATATTAACTACGCCAATGAGAAGCTGCAGGAGTATTTCAACAAACACATCTTCTCCCTGGAACAGCTGGAATATAACAG GGAAGGAATACAGTGGGAGGCTATAGACTGGATGGACAATGCAGAATGCTTGGATCTagtggagaag AAACTCGGCTTGTTGGCTTTGATCAATGAGGAGAGTCGTTTTCCTAAAGGGACAGACTTCACCCTGCTGGAGAAGCTCCATAACCAGCATGCT AATAACCTGCATTATGTGAAGCCGAGGGTAACCGAGAATCAGTTTGGCATCAAGCACTATGCAGGCGAG GTCATGTACGATGTGAAGGGATTCCTGGAGAAGAACAGGGACACTTTCCGGGATGATATTCTGAACATGCTGCGAGACAGCAG GTTGGACTTTATCTACGACCTGTTTGAAAAAGTCTCCAGCAGATGTGGGGAGGAAACGCTGAAGATGGGGACACAGAAGAAGAAGCCGACAGTCAGTTCTCAGTTCAGG GAATCCCTCCACTCCCTCATGGCAATGCTCAATACCTCCAACCCCTTCTTCATCCGCTGCATAAAACCCAATACAGAGAAG CTACCAGACAAGTTCAGCCCAGACATAGTGCTCAATCAGCTGCGATACTCGGGGATGCTGGAAACGGTGAAGATCAGGAGAGCCGGTTACCCTGTCCGGAGGCAGTACGCAGACTTCGTGAGTAG GTATAAGATGCTTCTGAAGAATATTACCAGTACTGAAGATGTTCGAGGAAAGTGTGCAGCTTTCCTGCAGACCTTTGATGATTCCAAGAAAGAATGGCAGCTGGGGAAaactaag GTGTTCCTCAAAGAGGCTCTGGAGCAACGGCTGGAGAAGCATCGGGATCAGGAGTTGAAGAGAGCAGCATTGGTCATCCGAGCTTATATCCAGGGCTACATTGCCAG GAAGCATTATAAGCACGTGCGTCTCAGCATCATCACAATTCAGAAGAATTATCGAGCTCATTTCTGGAAGTCGGTGTACCTAAGGCTCCGGCACTCTGCTCTGCAGCTTCAGAAGCACTGGCGAGGGAGGACCGCGAGACGCCTGTATCAGCaaatgctggaggaggagaggagacggcgagaggaggaagagagaaaacggaaagaagaggaggaaagaCAGAGACAAGAACTGGAAGAGCAAAGAAAGATGGAGGAAGAGCGGAAAAGacgagaagaagaagagagaag GGAGCAAGAGAGGCTGGAGGCTGAGCTCAGAGCTGCTCAG GAAGAGCAGGAAAAAGCTCGGAATCTGGAAAACCTGCTTCTACAAGAAGAGGAAAAGCGACAGATGGACGAGATCTTGAGACTAGAAAAAGAGATCGAGAAGTTGCATCAGCAACAGAAGATAGATGGAGCGTCCATCACCTGCATGGATACCCGTAATGAGTTGACGCGACAGCGGGAGGAGCAGATCCATAAGCTGGAGAAGGAAGCCTCTCGGGTGGCCCAAGAATTCTTGGAGCTGTTGGACTTTGGAAACTTGGATGAGAGTGCCAACAGCTTAGAGAATGGAGTTGAAGGAACCTTGAATGTGGAAGGCAGCTTGTTGGCACCTTTGGCCGAAGAGGAGGTAGATGAAGGATTTCACGCAGATGATGAGATGTTACCACCTCCACCTCCAATGCTGTTGTTAGATGACGATGATGTCTTTAAGACTAGCGAGAGCTTTTCTGAGAATGGAACCTACACCCAAATTCCAGGCAATTCCACCGATTCCCAGGTGTCTCCTCTAGGGCCTCCATCTACTCAAGATGTATATAGCGCCCTCTCTGATAAATCTGAGAGCATTTATCAGTGTCTATCAGATGTCCAGAGTAACAGCGAGGAGGCCCAAGAACCCATCTACAGCTACCCCCCTGACGTGGAGTCGGACTATGACCATGAAGAGTTTGATGAAGGTCCCCCGGGTTCTACCGATGCTAGGACTTCAAGTGATGGTCACTTAACTGATGAAGAGATCCCTCGTATCTCCAAACCTGGCAGCTATGGGTCACAGTGTGGGAGTCTGGATTCG TTTTTGGACAGTGATGAAGAAGCGGACAGCCATATTGACACCGATGAAGAACTCATGACCTCACGTGTCACTCTCTTTAATGGAGGGGGCCCACCTTATTTTCACAGTTACCTGTATATGAAAG CTGGTGGCCTTATGAACATGTGGAGACGTCGGTGGTGTGTCCTCAAAGACGAAACCTTCATGTGGTTCCGGACTAAGCAGGAGGCTCTGAAGTCAGGCTGGCTGTATAAGAAGGGTGGCGGGATGTCCACGTTGTCCCGGCGCAACTGGAAACGCCGCTGGTTTGTGCTGAGAGAGTCCAAGCTCATGTACTTTGAGAACGATAGCGAGGAACGTCTAAGAGGGACCATCGATGTCCGCACAGCCAA AGCCATCATTGATATTCACGAGAAGGAGAACGCTCTGGATGTCGTAACTGAGGAGCGGACGTATCATATCGTGGCGGAGACCCCCGAAGATGCCAG CGGCTGGTTCAATGTCCTGAGCAGAGTTCACAGTGCGACCTCCCAACAGCTGCGAGATATGAGGGATGAACAAGCCAACCCCAAGAATGCTGTG GGAACCCTGGATGTGGGGCTGATTGATTCTGTCTGCGCCTCGGACTGTCCTGATAG aCCAAATTCCTTTGTAATAATCACTGCTAACCGGGTGATCCACTGCAACACGGACATCCCGGAGGAGATGCATCACTGGATCTCACTGCTGCAGAAGCCGCGAGGAGAGGCCAAGGTGGACGGACAGGAGTTCCTTGTGAGAG GTTGGCTCCATAAAGAAGTCCAGAACAGCAACAAAATGGCGTCGCTCAAATTAAAACGTCGCTGGTTTGTGCTGACCCGAAACGCTTTAGATTACTACAAGTCCTCCGAGCGAATGGCGTCCAAACTGGGCACCCTGGTGCTGAACAGCCTGTGCTCTGTGGTGCAGCCGGACGAGAAGACGCACACGGAAACAG GATATTGGAATATTGTCGTGTATGGGAGGAAACATTCCTATCGATTGTATACAAAGCTGCTCAATGAGGCCATGAGGTGGGCCAACGCCATCCAGGGAGTGATCGACAGCAAAGCCCCCATAGAGACCCCAACTCAGCAACTCATCCGGGACATCAAA GAGAACAGCCTGAACGCTGAAGCTGTGGAGCAGACGTACAGGAGGAACCCCATCTTAAGATACACCCAGCATGCTTTGCACTCGCCACTTCTACCACTGCCTTATGGGGACATCAACCTCAATT TGCAAAAGGAGAAAGGTTACACCACGCTGCAGGACGAGGCGGTGAGGATCTTCAACTCCCTCCAGGAGATTGAGACCGTCCCTGATCCGGTCCCTATAATCCAGGGCATCCTGCAGACCTGCCAAGACCTCAAACCCTTAAGAGATGAAGTATATTGTCAGCTGATCAAACAGACCAATCACGTCCCGCAACCCAACAGCGCTGCCAACCTGCGCCACTGGCAGCTACTCACCTGTATGAGCTGCACCTTCCTACCTGGACGGGAGATCCTGCGCTACCTTAAATTCCACCTTAAGAG GGTGCGGGACAACTTCCCTGGCTCTGAGGTTGAACAATTTGCTCATTTTATTGCTGACGCCCTGAAGAAGACGAAATGCAGAGAGCTGGTTCCATCGCAAGAAGAGATCTCGGCTCTGCTCACCCGCAGCAACATGAACACATCGGTCTACTGTCATGGCGGAGGCTCCTGTCAGATCAGTATTAATTCTCATACCACGGCTGGAGAG GTGGTGGAGAAATTAATCCGTGGCTTGTCTATGGATGACAGCCGGAACATGTTTGCTCTCTTTGAACGCAACAATCACACAGACCGAGCTGTGGAGAGTCGGGTTATCGTGGCGGACGTCCTTGCAAAATTTGAGAG ACTTGccggcacaggagaggaggaggaagaatcgGGTCAGTGGACGTTGTATTTCAAGCTCTATTGCTTCCTGGATGTGCAGAGTGTTCCCAAGGAGGGCGTCGAGTTTGCCTTCATGTTTGAGCAG GCCCATGAAAGTCTTACAAGCGGCCACTTCCCGGCCCCTGAAGACACTTTACAGCACTTGGCGGCCTTAAGGCTTCAGTATCAACATGGAGATATTTCCAAAGTCTCATGGTCCCTGGAAATGGTTTATCCTGTTCAGCGGCTAAAGAACAAGATTCTTCAAGCCACCAAAACCAGCAGCTCCTCCGGTCAGACCCTGGAGAGGAGGAGAACCAGCTTCCTAGAGGGAACCCTAAAACGGGGCTTCAAAGTGGGCTCCATGAAGAAACAAAAGATGGAGGAAGAACAGATGATGGAGATGTGGGTGAAAGAGGAACTCTCCGCAGCTCGCACAAGTATAGCGGAGAAATGGAGTCGTCTTCACGGAATGTCCCAGCACCAAGCTATGGTGAATTATATGGCCATTGTTACGGAGTGGCCGGGATATGGATCCACTCTATTTGATGTTGAG TATAAAGAAGGAGGTTTTCCTAATGATTTGTGGCTCGGGGTCAGTGCAGAAAATGTGTCGGTTTATAAGCGTGGAGAACCCAAGCCTCTGGAGACCTTTCAGTATGAGCACATCATTTTCTTCGGTGCTCCTCAGCCCAACACCTTCAAGATTACAGTAGATGACCGAGAAATGTTTTTTGAAACAACCCAG GTGGGAGAGATCACCAAGATCATGAGAGCCTACATCAACATGATTGTCAAGAAGCGCTGCAGCGTCAAGTCCGTTACAAGCCAGGACAGTCAGTTCAGCAGCTGGGCCAGGTGA